From the genome of Winogradskyella forsetii, one region includes:
- a CDS encoding KTSC domain-containing protein, with protein sequence MIKHFRPFFLILIVLLTVSCSGQDCSKINNDFESYQSALKIIKSSEFKITDNCDTSKSSWIYNADFYSCNGINGFLIIETKSKTYIHKEVPIAKWNEFKKAESFGKYYNQNIKNRFQLVI encoded by the coding sequence ATGATAAAACATTTCAGACCATTTTTTTTAATTTTAATAGTTTTACTAACAGTATCTTGTAGTGGACAAGATTGTAGTAAAATAAATAATGACTTTGAATCTTATCAAAGTGCTTTAAAAATCATAAAATCATCAGAATTCAAAATTACAGACAATTGTGATACAAGTAAAAGTTCTTGGATTTACAATGCGGATTTTTATTCTTGTAATGGAATTAATGGTTTTTTAATAATAGAAACAAAATCTAAAACATATATTCACAAAGAAGTTCCAATTGCAAAGTGGAATGAATTTAAAAAAGCAGAATCTTTTGGAAAATATTACAATCAGAATATCAAGAATAGATTTCAATTAGTAATATGA
- a CDS encoding SRPBCC family protein gives MPRIELQTEIKADRNIVFDLSRSIDLHKISTEQTNEEAIAGKTSGLIGMNESVTWRAKHFGIYQKLTSKITEYDRPNYFADEMVKGAFAEFKHEHHFSESNGRTLMTDFFEYKSPFGILGKLADKLFLKKYMTELLTERNRIVKEFAESDKWKEVIK, from the coding sequence ATGCCGAGAATCGAACTTCAAACTGAAATAAAAGCCGACAGAAATATCGTGTTTGACTTGTCGCGAAGTATCGATTTGCACAAAATATCGACTGAACAAACTAATGAAGAAGCAATCGCTGGAAAAACAAGCGGATTAATTGGAATGAATGAAAGTGTAACTTGGAGAGCTAAACACTTTGGAATCTATCAAAAACTGACTTCTAAAATAACGGAATATGACAGACCGAATTACTTTGCGGACGAAATGGTTAAAGGAGCGTTTGCGGAATTTAAACACGAACATCATTTTTCGGAATCGAATGGCAGAACTTTGATGACCGACTTTTTTGAATATAAATCGCCTTTTGGAATTTTAGGAAAGTTAGCGGACAAGCTGTTTCTGAAAAAATATATGACTGAATTACTAACTGAAAGAAACCGAATTGTAAAAGAGTTTGCGGAATCTGACAAATGGAAAGAAGTGATAAAATGA
- a CDS encoding DUF2262 domain-containing protein, translated as MGIFSRFKKKGNINLSKSDFKTESEDFEVLSVTVSGDFFEKFPQAKKKDNYTGKSTLVTNTTSLSLFGNKVDITYDPSEIELNENKFIEQINRNLNWIADNESGIKSGITKKLLPLKNENWLEENESELSESEFIKRIKLTSISFFGKGNSELIFSDGDLFWKHDIVADLNTKNKLTDINIRG; from the coding sequence ATGGGAATATTTTCAAGATTCAAGAAAAAAGGAAATATTAATTTGTCAAAATCTGACTTTAAAACAGAAAGTGAAGATTTTGAAGTTCTTTCTGTAACAGTTAGTGGAGATTTTTTTGAAAAATTTCCGCAAGCTAAAAAGAAAGATAATTATACTGGAAAATCAACTCTGGTAACTAACACAACCAGCTTATCGCTTTTTGGGAATAAAGTAGATATAACTTACGACCCAAGTGAAATTGAATTAAATGAAAATAAATTCATTGAACAAATAAATCGGAATTTGAATTGGATTGCGGATAATGAAAGCGGAATTAAAAGTGGAATTACTAAAAAGCTACTTCCTCTAAAAAACGAAAATTGGCTTGAAGAAAACGAAAGTGAATTATCAGAAAGTGAATTTATAAAAAGAATTAAACTGACTTCAATATCATTTTTTGGAAAAGGAAATTCTGAATTGATATTTAGCGATGGAGATTTATTTTGGAAACACGATATTGTTGCGGATTTAAATACGAAAAACAAACTAACTGATATAAATATTCGAGGATAA
- a CDS encoding IS3 family transposase (programmed frameshift) yields the protein MAKRYDNELKVTIVELLQSGMKAKQISEDYGVATSLISRWKKDYEAKSGDFSKKRELTMEEQELKSLRKELRDVKMERDNLKKGSKHLFQERPLKYQFILSNESDFVVEKMCKCMHVSKNAYYNWRKNRDLVRTKDSVILLKERIRAIFEDSKEIYGSCRIQKMLERENLNYCRSYIAILMKEMGLKSVLKRKFVNTTDSKHNFPLAKNELDREFSSSTIGEKWVSDITYIRVNDNWNYLTTIIDLADRKVVGWALSEDMTVQNTVLKAWIHARRNRTISNNFIFHSDRGVQYAANTMTSIFSFNSNITQSMSRKGNCWDNAVAESFFKTIKHEWLYRFKFTSYLQLFDKISQYITWYNTKRIHSSLDYLTPLEMELKLKRIINNAA from the exons ATGGCAAAAAGATATGACAATGAATTAAAGGTTACAATAGTAGAACTATTGCAATCAGGAATGAAAGCAAAACAAATAAGTGAGGATTATGGTGTTGCTACCAGCCTTATAAGTCGCTGGAAAAAGGATTACGAGGCTAAATCTGGAGACTTTTCCAAGAAAAGAGAACTTACTATGGAAGAGCAAGAACTTAAATCGTTACGTAAAGAATTACGAGATGTAAAAATGGAGCGTGATA ATCTTAAAAAAGGCAGTAAGCATCTTTTCCAAGAGCGACCACTAAAATATCAATTCATTTTATCAAATGAATCAGATTTTGTGGTTGAGAAGATGTGTAAATGTATGCATGTCAGTAAAAACGCATATTACAATTGGCGTAAGAATAGGGATTTAGTAAGGACTAAAGACTCTGTAATATTACTAAAGGAAAGGATTAGAGCTATTTTTGAAGATAGTAAAGAGATTTATGGAAGCTGTAGAATACAGAAAATGTTAGAACGAGAAAACTTGAATTATTGCCGTTCCTATATTGCAATATTGATGAAAGAAATGGGGTTAAAAAGTGTTTTAAAAAGAAAGTTTGTAAATACAACAGATTCCAAGCATAACTTTCCATTGGCTAAAAATGAGCTAGATAGAGAATTTTCAAGTTCAACAATAGGAGAAAAATGGGTGTCTGACATCACTTACATTAGAGTAAATGACAACTGGAATTATCTAACAACTATTATAGATTTAGCAGACAGAAAGGTTGTAGGATGGGCGTTAAGCGAAGATATGACTGTACAGAATACGGTGTTAAAAGCTTGGATTCATGCCAGAAGAAATCGAACTATTTCAAATAATTTCATATTTCATTCCGATAGAGGCGTTCAGTATGCAGCCAATACAATGACAAGTATTTTTTCTTTCAATAGCAATATAACACAATCCATGAGTAGAAAAGGGAACTGTTGGGATAATGCAGTAGCAGAAAGCTTTTTTAAGACCATTAAGCACGAATGGCTATATCGGTTTAAGTTTACGTCATACTTACAGTTATTTGACAAAATAAGCCAGTACATTACTTGGTATAATACTAAAAGAATTCATTCAAGCTTAGATTACTTAACACCACTTGAAATGGAACTTAAATTAAAACGAATTATTAACAATGCGGCCTAA
- a CDS encoding amidohydrolase → MTIEKIKLLRKELHRYPELSGQETETARRIKKFIEKHHNTKIIENIGGNGLAVIYEFSNNGPTIVIRCELDALPIEEVNSFEHCSLNSGISHKCGHDGHMAIVAGLVFWLKKQDFKKGKVALLFQPAEETGTGAPDVLSDYRFNELHPDYIFALHNIPSQPLHSIITINGDFSSTVQSVAIHLQGKESHSAEPEHGVNPALCIAELIQKFEKLNNNDPTKEDFRLCVPIYSSMGVKSYGISAGFGEIHYTLRTKSIEKMERLKQNVESLLIDVCPKHKLPHTTSWFDYFPAVVNDGFCNQVIKETAKNSNFDIIKKSMAFKFGEDFGWFSEKYKGAMFGIGAGIESPALHQANYDFPDEIIETGMTMFKGIIERILTH, encoded by the coding sequence ATGACTATCGAAAAAATAAAATTACTCAGAAAAGAACTCCATAGATATCCTGAATTGTCAGGGCAAGAGACAGAAACAGCCAGACGGATTAAGAAATTCATTGAAAAGCATCATAATACCAAAATCATTGAAAATATTGGAGGAAATGGATTAGCAGTTATTTATGAGTTTTCAAATAATGGTCCTACTATTGTAATCCGTTGTGAATTAGATGCGCTTCCCATTGAAGAAGTAAATAGTTTTGAGCACTGTTCTCTTAACAGTGGTATATCCCATAAATGTGGTCACGATGGTCATATGGCTATTGTGGCCGGACTTGTTTTTTGGTTAAAAAAGCAGGATTTTAAGAAAGGAAAAGTGGCATTGCTTTTTCAACCAGCTGAAGAAACAGGTACCGGTGCACCTGATGTTTTATCTGATTATAGGTTTAATGAATTACATCCGGATTATATATTTGCATTGCACAATATTCCCAGTCAGCCCCTTCATTCTATTATAACTATTAACGGTGATTTTTCTTCCACAGTACAGAGTGTTGCTATTCATCTGCAAGGTAAAGAATCGCATTCTGCTGAACCCGAGCATGGAGTGAATCCGGCATTGTGCATTGCTGAGCTCATACAAAAATTTGAAAAGCTAAATAACAATGATCCTACTAAAGAAGATTTCAGGCTATGTGTGCCCATTTATTCCAGCATGGGAGTTAAATCCTATGGTATTTCTGCAGGATTTGGCGAAATACATTATACTTTAAGAACCAAAAGTATAGAGAAAATGGAACGACTAAAGCAGAACGTAGAAAGCCTTCTAATAGACGTTTGTCCAAAACACAAATTGCCACACACAACATCGTGGTTTGATTATTTTCCCGCCGTAGTTAATGACGGGTTCTGTAACCAAGTTATTAAAGAGACAGCTAAAAATAGCAACTTTGATATAATTAAGAAAAGTATGGCATTTAAATTTGGAGAAGATTTTGGTTGGTTTTCTGAAAAATACAAGGGAGCCATGTTTGGTATAGGAGCCGGAATAGAATCCCCTGCGCTACATCAAGCCAACTATGACTTCCCCGATGAAATCATAGAAACGGGAATGACTATGTTTAAAGGAATAATTGAAAGGATATTAACACATTAA
- a CDS encoding cystathionine gamma-synthase family protein, whose protein sequence is MKNKKQGTKAVWGGQKELFYQGATQVPIVNSVTFGYDNVDDWFDVAIGKKEGHIYSRNTNPTVAVFEEKVRVLENAEAATSFSTGMAAISNTLSTFLSQGDRVVSIKDTYGGTSIIFLEFLPKNGIEVNLCETTNHEEIEAEVKKGCKLLYLETPTNPTLKILDLKRLIKSAHESGALVVVDNTFATPINQNPLELGADIVLHSATKYLGGHSDAMGGIVCGNKVLIQQIFHYREINGASLHANTAYMLLRGIQTLELRVLRQNENALKLAEHLERHEKIEQVFYPGLESHPGHKIASEQMTGFGGVFAFSVKGDFDKVKVFLNGLELAHLAASLGSVSTLIGPPKVTSHVEATVEERKQLGIPENLIRCAVGIENLEDIIADFDQALLKV, encoded by the coding sequence ATGAAGAATAAGAAACAAGGAACAAAAGCGGTATGGGGAGGACAAAAGGAATTATTTTATCAAGGCGCAACCCAGGTGCCTATTGTAAATAGTGTAACATTTGGATATGACAATGTAGATGATTGGTTTGATGTGGCCATTGGAAAAAAAGAAGGTCATATTTATAGTAGAAACACCAATCCAACAGTAGCGGTTTTCGAAGAAAAAGTAAGAGTTCTTGAAAATGCCGAAGCAGCTACCAGCTTTTCAACAGGAATGGCAGCGATAAGTAACACCTTGTCAACTTTTTTATCCCAAGGAGATAGGGTTGTTTCTATCAAAGACACCTATGGTGGAACAAGTATTATATTTTTAGAATTTCTTCCTAAAAATGGAATTGAAGTGAACCTTTGCGAGACCACAAATCATGAAGAAATTGAAGCAGAGGTAAAAAAAGGTTGCAAATTGCTATATCTGGAAACACCTACAAATCCAACCTTAAAAATATTGGATTTAAAAAGACTCATTAAATCTGCACACGAATCAGGAGCATTGGTTGTTGTAGACAACACATTTGCTACCCCTATCAATCAAAACCCTTTGGAGCTTGGCGCTGATATTGTTCTTCATAGTGCTACAAAATATCTGGGAGGTCATTCTGATGCAATGGGTGGAATCGTCTGTGGTAATAAAGTTTTAATACAACAAATATTCCATTATCGGGAAATCAACGGAGCTAGCTTGCATGCAAATACGGCCTACATGTTATTGAGGGGAATTCAAACGTTAGAATTAAGAGTTCTACGACAAAATGAAAATGCGCTTAAGTTGGCTGAACATTTGGAAAGACATGAAAAAATTGAACAAGTTTTTTATCCAGGTCTAGAATCACATCCTGGACACAAAATCGCATCGGAGCAAATGACAGGATTTGGAGGGGTATTTGCATTTTCTGTTAAAGGAGATTTTGACAAGGTTAAAGTATTCCTGAATGGTTTGGAGCTGGCTCATTTAGCAGCAAGTTTGGGTTCAGTAAGCACATTGATAGGTCCCCCAAAAGTAACAAGTCATGTTGAAGCTACTGTTGAAGAAAGAAAACAGTTGGGTATTCCTGAAAACTTAATACGCTGTGCGGTGGGGATAGAAAATTTAGAAGATATTATTGCTGATTTTGACCAAGCACTTTTAAAAGTCTAG
- a CDS encoding alpha/beta hydrolase family protein, with amino-acid sequence MKRIIVIFIVCGIFSCNHESETNIIEKSGHFSGVFKHGNFSDKIIFEIEQDSLGFNAYFTSLEQNANRIPFQNIEVNGDSINFKLQSDFHTYSFQNKWIDHYGSLQGSLTVDSISTLYTLEKKLLDNSSTPKSEEVSFDSNGLNLNGTIWYPNSNEGKSVVIVTSSGNSDRSASRAEAILFAQRGFTTFHYDKRGTGNSEGNWNMATIEELVADDITAIEYFSNKTGIPLREIGIKGSSQGATKIPYILGKLENLKYGIIVSCPGVTLLESDLNYWKNRNAAIIGNEIEAAIKFQRKVFEFIAGKLSRTDLEKAINNEKSNSWFTNAWIPNLDEVQTDKKLLYSPILYFETTKQPVLILQGTKDEIIPENSYKVISEALIKSDNDNFKTVLLEGASHSMYYIGESDFPYWSKLHPDYLIAIEKWINTISNNIDKK; translated from the coding sequence ATGAAAAGAATAATTGTCATATTCATAGTATGTGGAATATTTTCTTGTAATCACGAGTCGGAGACTAATATAATTGAAAAGTCAGGACACTTTAGCGGAGTTTTTAAACATGGTAATTTTTCCGATAAGATAATATTTGAAATAGAACAAGATTCTTTAGGTTTCAATGCCTATTTTACAAGTTTAGAGCAAAATGCCAATCGGATTCCGTTTCAAAATATTGAAGTAAACGGCGATTCCATAAATTTTAAGTTACAAAGTGATTTTCACACTTACTCTTTTCAAAATAAATGGATAGATCATTACGGTTCACTTCAGGGTTCACTTACTGTTGACTCTATTAGTACTCTATACACATTAGAAAAGAAACTTTTAGATAATAGCAGTACTCCAAAAAGTGAGGAAGTTAGTTTTGATTCCAATGGATTAAATCTAAATGGCACTATTTGGTATCCAAATAGCAATGAAGGAAAATCCGTTGTAATTGTAACTTCTTCAGGAAACTCAGACCGAAGTGCTTCACGTGCAGAAGCCATACTATTTGCTCAAAGGGGATTTACTACATTCCATTATGACAAAAGAGGTACTGGAAATTCTGAGGGCAATTGGAATATGGCAACAATTGAAGAACTAGTAGCAGATGATATCACAGCAATAGAGTATTTCTCTAACAAGACAGGGATTCCACTTCGAGAAATAGGAATAAAAGGGAGTAGTCAGGGAGCTACTAAAATACCTTACATTCTAGGTAAATTGGAAAATTTGAAATATGGGATTATAGTAAGTTGTCCTGGAGTTACCTTACTAGAAAGTGATTTAAATTATTGGAAGAATAGAAATGCAGCTATTATTGGAAATGAGATTGAAGCTGCCATTAAATTTCAACGAAAGGTTTTTGAATTTATAGCTGGTAAACTTTCCAGAACAGATTTAGAAAAGGCTATAAACAATGAAAAATCCAATTCGTGGTTTACCAATGCATGGATACCAAATTTAGACGAAGTCCAGACAGATAAAAAACTTCTATATAGTCCAATACTTTACTTTGAAACAACAAAGCAACCTGTGCTAATTCTCCAAGGAACAAAAGATGAAATAATACCAGAAAATAGTTATAAAGTCATTTCAGAGGCACTGATAAAATCAGACAATGATAATTTTAAAACTGTTTTATTAGAAGGAGCCTCTCATTCAATGTATTACATTGGCGAAAGTGATTTTCCTTATTGGTCTAAATTGCATCCTGATTATTTAATAGCAATTGAAAAATGGATAAATACTATTTCTAATAATATAGATAAAAAATAG
- a CDS encoding carbonic anhydrase family protein, whose product MKKPTLPLIALSIVLLLTSCQETKKTSIETQQTQELVEEKVVGSILTAVEQASMTPQEIIGRLKKGNENFINNNLTQRDHSEQRRKATIGQFPKAFVLSCVDSRVPVEDVFDLGIGDIFVARVAGNIENTDIVGSMEFATAVAGSKVVIVMGHTACGAVKSTIDQVDARSLGMTSLADLMAEIEPAVIETELQGERDSKNTIYTNNVINNNAIRTVKNIREASPTLAKMEDDGKIMIVSAIYDMESGTVLFNND is encoded by the coding sequence ATGAAAAAGCCAACATTACCATTAATTGCGTTATCCATAGTATTACTTTTAACTTCATGTCAAGAAACCAAAAAGACAAGTATAGAAACGCAACAGACTCAAGAACTGGTGGAAGAAAAAGTTGTGGGTAGTATTTTAACTGCCGTGGAACAAGCCAGTATGACACCACAAGAGATTATAGGAAGATTAAAGAAAGGAAACGAGAATTTTATAAATAATAACTTGACCCAGCGTGACCATTCTGAGCAAAGAAGAAAAGCTACAATTGGTCAATTTCCCAAAGCATTCGTGCTTTCTTGTGTGGATAGTCGCGTACCAGTAGAAGATGTTTTCGATTTAGGGATTGGAGATATTTTTGTTGCCAGAGTAGCAGGTAATATCGAGAATACAGATATTGTAGGCTCAATGGAATTTGCTACTGCAGTTGCGGGTTCAAAGGTTGTAATTGTGATGGGGCATACGGCTTGTGGAGCTGTAAAATCAACCATAGATCAAGTAGACGCAAGGTCTTTAGGGATGACATCATTAGCTGATTTAATGGCTGAAATCGAACCAGCTGTAATTGAAACAGAATTACAAGGTGAACGCGATTCAAAAAATACTATTTACACCAATAATGTAATAAATAACAATGCGATAAGAACAGTAAAAAATATCAGAGAAGCCTCTCCAACATTAGCAAAAATGGAGGATGATGGAAAGATAATGATAGTTTCTGCTATTTATGATATGGAAAGTGGAACGGTCTTATTTAATAATGATTAA
- a CDS encoding peroxiredoxin family protein, which yields MRHLIVSFIILVFYSCKEEAKKQIQLKTGNYRAVLEVKDEEELPFIFEVKSPKELYIYNAEEVIEVDEIQYRNDSVFIKAPVFEGYIAAAFVDNNLKGSYVKESLGRVVPFTAEYNTDSRFIMESKATQNVEGIWKTVFSKGVEGDEYSAKGIFKQKGNKVTGTFRTTTGDYRYLEGVMDGNQMKLSTFDGAHAFLFTAIVTDSTMDGQFYSGNHWKEPFVAKRNETFELPSANNLTFLKDGYDGLKFSFPDEDGNMISLNDERYKDKVVIVQIMGTWCPNCLDESKYYSKFYDANKDRDFEIVALAFEYAKTESKAFNSITRLREKLNIGYPILLAQYGTSDKSKAQEKLPMLNHVLSYPTSIFIDKTGKVRKIHTGFNGPATGEKYEEFKAEFEGFVDDLLNE from the coding sequence ATGCGACATCTAATTGTTTCTTTTATCATTTTAGTTTTTTACTCTTGTAAGGAAGAAGCCAAAAAACAAATACAACTTAAAACCGGGAACTACAGAGCCGTTTTAGAAGTTAAGGATGAGGAAGAGTTACCGTTTATTTTTGAAGTAAAATCACCGAAGGAATTATATATTTATAATGCTGAAGAAGTCATAGAAGTTGACGAGATTCAATACAGAAATGATTCTGTTTTTATAAAAGCACCGGTATTTGAAGGTTATATTGCCGCTGCTTTTGTAGATAATAATTTAAAGGGTAGTTATGTAAAGGAAAGTTTAGGTAGGGTAGTGCCTTTTACCGCTGAATATAATACTGACAGTCGTTTTATTATGGAATCTAAGGCAACGCAAAATGTTGAAGGCATTTGGAAAACGGTTTTCAGTAAAGGGGTGGAAGGGGACGAATACAGTGCCAAAGGGATTTTCAAACAAAAAGGGAATAAGGTTACTGGGACATTTAGGACCACTACAGGAGATTATCGGTATCTGGAAGGCGTAATGGACGGGAACCAAATGAAGCTTTCCACATTTGATGGTGCGCATGCTTTTCTATTTACGGCGATAGTAACAGACTCAACAATGGACGGCCAATTTTATTCGGGAAACCATTGGAAAGAACCTTTTGTTGCGAAACGTAATGAAACATTTGAATTACCGAGCGCCAACAATTTAACGTTTTTGAAGGATGGTTATGATGGTTTGAAATTTTCATTTCCTGATGAAGATGGAAACATGATTTCATTAAATGATGAGCGTTATAAAGATAAAGTAGTTATTGTACAAATTATGGGTACCTGGTGTCCAAATTGTTTGGATGAAAGTAAATATTATTCAAAATTCTATGACGCAAACAAAGACAGGGATTTTGAAATCGTTGCCTTGGCTTTTGAGTATGCAAAAACCGAAAGCAAAGCTTTTAATAGTATTACTAGGTTGAGAGAAAAACTAAATATTGGCTATCCTATTCTTTTAGCACAATACGGCACATCCGATAAGTCTAAAGCCCAAGAAAAATTACCGATGTTGAATCATGTGTTGTCTTATCCCACTTCAATTTTTATTGATAAAACTGGTAAAGTACGTAAAATTCATACGGGCTTTAATGGACCTGCCACAGGAGAGAAATATGAAGAGTTTAAGGCCGAATTTGAAGGGTTTGTTGATGATTTGTTAAATGAGTAA
- the pheT gene encoding phenylalanine--tRNA ligase subunit beta, translating to MKISYNWLKQFLKTDWDAEKTGELLTDLGLEIEGIETYESVKGGLKGIVVGEVLTCEQHENADRLKVTTVDIGEDAPLQIVCGAPNVASGQKVPVATIGTTLYTPEGEAWTIKKGKIRGEESHGMICAEDELGLGESHDGIMVLDSEIKVGTLAADLFKVETDQVFEIGLTPNRADAMSHYGVARDLKAGLLQKEISLELITPSVSSYHVDARALKIDVDVKDYEKAPRYCGVTISGLKVEPSPAWLQHRLKSIGLSPINNLVDITNYVLHELGQPLHAFDADKIKDRKIVVKTCKTGTKFTTLDGVVRELHEDDLMICDSQKPMCIAGVFGGIDSGVTENTTRIFLESAYFNPVSVRKTAKRHGLNTDSSFRFERGIDPNLTEYALKRAALLILDIAGGEITSDIVDAYPKKIKDFEVRLSFDNVKKLIGEEIPKETIKSILTSLDIKVNNVTEAGLGLTVPAYRNDVQREADIIEEILRVYGYNNIATTTKLNASISNSSRFEDYKLQNIIGNQLVSHGFFEILANSLTTPKYVDLSKDLNEDHNVKMLNPLSNDLEVMRQSLLFSGLEAVAHNINRKRDDLKLFEFGKTYHQYSSDVREEHKHLSLFVTGNKSEERWNTSSSPSDFFYLKGTVEVVLERLGLTKFKSAPTKSDVFSEGMSLSIGKKIMVDFGLVKKSVLKHFGISQNVLFADFNWDNVLDMAQHNKIKFSAISKYPEVRRDFALLLDNNVTFEDINTIAKQTEKQLLKSVNLFDVYEGKNLPAGKKSYAVSFILQDEHKTLNDKQIDKIMSKLQSNFETKLGAELR from the coding sequence ATGAAAATATCATACAACTGGCTAAAACAGTTTTTAAAAACCGATTGGGACGCTGAAAAAACTGGCGAATTACTTACTGATCTTGGTTTGGAAATAGAAGGCATTGAGACCTACGAATCCGTTAAAGGCGGATTAAAAGGTATCGTTGTTGGCGAAGTTTTAACCTGCGAGCAACACGAAAACGCAGACCGACTTAAAGTAACTACTGTTGATATTGGTGAAGATGCACCTTTGCAAATCGTTTGTGGCGCGCCAAATGTAGCCTCTGGACAAAAAGTACCTGTGGCAACCATAGGAACTACACTTTATACACCAGAAGGTGAAGCTTGGACAATTAAAAAGGGTAAGATTCGAGGCGAAGAAAGTCACGGAATGATTTGTGCTGAAGATGAATTGGGCCTTGGCGAATCGCATGATGGTATCATGGTTTTGGATTCAGAAATAAAAGTGGGCACACTTGCTGCTGACCTCTTTAAAGTTGAAACCGATCAAGTTTTTGAAATTGGCCTAACCCCTAACCGAGCAGATGCCATGAGCCATTATGGAGTAGCTCGAGATCTCAAAGCAGGTTTGTTACAGAAAGAAATTTCTTTGGAACTTATTACACCTTCAGTCAGTTCATATCATGTAGATGCCAGAGCACTTAAAATTGATGTTGATGTAAAGGATTATGAAAAAGCACCTCGTTATTGTGGTGTTACAATATCGGGTTTAAAAGTGGAACCGTCTCCTGCTTGGTTACAGCATCGCCTAAAATCCATTGGCTTATCTCCTATCAACAACCTTGTTGATATCACAAATTATGTATTACATGAATTAGGTCAACCCTTACATGCCTTCGATGCTGATAAAATTAAAGACCGGAAAATTGTGGTTAAAACCTGCAAAACTGGAACAAAATTTACAACCTTAGATGGTGTTGTTCGTGAATTGCATGAAGATGATTTAATGATTTGCGATTCTCAAAAACCGATGTGTATTGCCGGTGTTTTTGGCGGCATCGATTCTGGAGTTACGGAAAACACAACCCGTATTTTCTTGGAAAGCGCCTATTTTAATCCTGTGAGCGTAAGAAAAACAGCGAAACGTCATGGCTTAAACACCGATTCATCTTTTAGGTTTGAAAGAGGCATTGATCCCAATCTTACTGAATATGCATTAAAACGCGCTGCTCTATTGATTCTTGATATTGCAGGAGGCGAAATTACAAGTGATATCGTTGATGCTTACCCAAAAAAGATAAAGGACTTTGAGGTTCGATTGAGTTTTGACAATGTAAAAAAGTTAATTGGTGAGGAAATCCCAAAGGAAACCATAAAAAGCATTCTTACCTCTTTAGATATCAAAGTAAATAATGTTACTGAAGCAGGATTAGGTTTAACTGTGCCTGCTTACAGAAACGATGTACAACGTGAAGCTGATATTATTGAAGAAATACTGCGAGTGTATGGTTACAATAATATTGCCACTACAACTAAATTGAATGCCTCGATTTCCAATTCATCTCGATTTGAAGATTATAAACTTCAGAATATTATAGGAAATCAATTGGTCTCTCATGGGTTCTTTGAGATTTTGGCAAATTCCTTAACCACACCTAAATACGTGGATTTAAGTAAAGACTTAAATGAAGACCATAATGTAAAAATGCTGAATCCGTTGAGCAATGATTTGGAAGTCATGCGTCAGTCACTGTTGTTTTCAGGATTAGAAGCCGTTGCCCATAATATCAATCGAAAACGAGATGATTTAAAATTGTTCGAATTTGGAAAAACATATCATCAATATTCATCAGATGTGCGAGAAGAACATAAACATTTGTCGCTTTTTGTAACAGGAAATAAATCTGAAGAACGCTGGAACACTTCTTCCAGTCCAAGTGATTTCTTTTATTTAAAAGGGACTGTTGAAGTGGTTTTGGAACGTCTAGGCTTAACAAAGTTTAAGTCTGCACCAACTAAATCTGACGTATTTAGCGAAGGGATGAGTCTATCCATAGGAAAGAAAATAATGGTGGATTTCGGTTTGGTTAAAAAATCGGTATTGAAACATTTTGGAATTTCCCAAAACGTATTATTTGCTGATTTTAATTGGGATAATGTATTGGACATGGCGCAACATAACAAAATTAAGTTTAGTGCCATTTCTAAATATCCAGAGGTTAGACGCGATTTTGCTTTACTTTTGGATAACAACGTTACATTTGAAGACATCAATACCATCGCCAAACAAACTGAAAAGCAATTGCTAAAAAGTGTGAATCTATTTGATGTCTATGAAGGCAAAAATTTACCAGCTGGCAAAAAGAGTTATGCTGTTAGTTTTATTCTTCAAGATGAACACAAAACTTTAAATGATAAACAGATAGACAAGATCATGTCTAAGCTTCAATCTAATTTTGAGACTAAACTTGGAGCTGAACTGCGTTAA